The following coding sequences lie in one Meles meles chromosome X, mMelMel3.1 paternal haplotype, whole genome shotgun sequence genomic window:
- the LOC123935426 gene encoding small ubiquitin-related modifier 1-like: protein MSDQEAKPTTEDLGHKKEGEYIKLKVTGQDSSEIHFEVKMTTYLKKLKESYCQRQLGMEIEDVIEVYQEQTEGHSTI from the exons ATGTCTGATCAGGAAGCAAAACCTACAACTGAGGACTTGGGGCataagaaggaaggagaataCATTAAACTCAAAGTCACTGGACAGGATAGCAGTGAGATTCACTTCGAAGTGAAAATGACAACATATCTCAAGAAACTCAAAGAATCATATTGTCAAAGAC aactgggAATGGAGATAGAAGATGTGATTGAAGTTTATCAGGAACAAACAGAGGGTCATTCAACGATTTAG